The Zingiber officinale cultivar Zhangliang chromosome 10A, Zo_v1.1, whole genome shotgun sequence genome contains a region encoding:
- the LOC122026927 gene encoding uncharacterized protein LOC122026927 yields the protein MLHSTIRRHALLTLPQFHRIFFATSTSSPLSGGSTSSRDSHFMVEYLVNSCGFSVEEASKASKRLAHLRSTENPDAVLSFFRSQGIDGANLRKIISIRPSFLCWNVESNLTPKFQFLRDLGFSESDLVAFIMKNPSIMTLNVQRILLPRLNIWENLFGSRELLLKNLRKRCWFVNSKCEKVVRPNLNFLRDECDIPLERASLVLKKHPTFIVQNPNSLRALVDRAEGMGFTRRSRIFLWILDILFRTSREKVDAHSKLMSSFGWSNLEFCTAIEKQPGFLNLSTDILRLKMEFLIKDIGFTPSGIAKRSRLLIFSLKKRTIPRFQVMKILKSEGLWTSNDKQHMFFTMPDPKFLEKAWCVIISQDA from the exons ATGCTCCACTCGACCATCCGCCGCCATGCTCTTCTTACCTTGCCCCAATTCCACCGCATTTTCTTCGCCACCTCCACTTCCTCCCCCCTGTCAGGCGGCAGCACCTCTTCTCGTGATTCTCACTTCATGGTCGAGTACCTCGTGAACTCGTGCGGATTCTCCGTGGAGGAGGCGTCGAAGGCCTCCAAGCGCCTCGCGCATCTCCGATCGACCGAGAATCCCGACGCTGTTCTTTCCTTCTTCAGATCTCAAGGCATTGATGGTGCTAATCTCAGGAAGATAATATCCATCAGACCGTCATTCCTCTGCTGGAATGTGGAATCAAACCTCACCCCGAAGTTTCAATTTTTACGTGACCTGGGGTTTTCAGAATCCGACCTCGttgctttcatcatgaaaaacCCCTCTATCATGACCCTCAACGTCCAGCGTATTCTTCTCCCCAGATTGAATATATGGGAAAATCTCTTTGGATCAAGGGAGCTGCTGCTCAAGAATCTTAGGAAGCGGTGTTGGTTTGTGAACAGCAAGTGTGAGAAGGTGGTACGTCCTAACCTGAACTTCTTACGGGATGAGTGTGATATTCCTCTCGAAAGGGCATCACTTGTCCTCAAAAAACATCCAACTTTCATTGTACAAAACCCAAACTCATTACGGGCTTTGGTAGATAGAGCGGAGGGAATGGGATTTACTAGGAGATCTCGAATTTTCCTCTGGATCCTTGACATTCTGTTTAGGACCAGCAGGGAAAAAGTTGACGCTCACTCCAAGCTCATGAGCAGCTTTGGGTGGTCGAACTTGGAGTTCTGTACTGCGATCGAAAAACAACCAGGCTTCTTAAATCTTTCCACAGATATCTTACGGTTAAAGATGGAATTTTTGATCAAGGACATTGGGTTCACCCCATCAGGCATTGCTAAACGGTCGAGGCTTTTAATATTCAGTTTGAAAAAGAGGACGATTCCTAGGTTTCAGGTCATGAAGATATTAAAATCAGAAGGGTTGTGGACTTCAAACGACAAGCAACATATGTTTTTCACAATGCCAGACCCAAAATTTCTGGAGAA AGCTTGGTGTGTGATCATTTCCCAAGATGCCTGA
- the LOC122028270 gene encoding uncharacterized protein LOC122028270, whose protein sequence is MLHSTIRRHALLPLPQLHRIFFATSTSSPLSGGGTSSRDPHFMVQYLVNSCGFSMEEASKASKPLAHLRSTENPDAVLAFFRSQGIDGANLRKMISCKPALLCGNVESNFTPKFQFFRDLGLSESDLVHVIVKNPSIMSFNIQHTLLPRLNAWENLFGSRELLLKHIRKRCWFLNNRCENVG, encoded by the exons ATGCTCCACTCGACCATCCGCCGCCATGCACTTCTTCCCTTGCCCCAACTCCACCGCATTTTCTTCGCCACCTCCACTTCCTCCCCCCTGTCAGGCGGTGGCACCTCTTCTCGCGATCCTCACTTCATGGTCCAGTACCTCGTGAACTCGTGCGGATTCTCCATGGAGGAAGCGTCGAAAGCCTCCAAGCCCCTCGCGCATCTCCGATCGACCGAGAATCCCGACGCTGTTCTTGCTTTTTTCAGATCTCAGGGCATTGATGGCGCTAATCTCAGGAAGATGATATCATGTAAACCAGCACTCCTCTGCGGGAATGTGGAATCAAACTTCACCCCGAAGTTTCAATTTTTTCGCGACCTGGGGTTGTCAGAATCCGACCTCGTTCATGTCATCGTGAAGAACCCCTCCATCATGTCCTTCAACATCCAGCATACTCTTCTCCCCAGATTGAATGCATGGGAAAACCTCTTTGGATCAAGGGAGCTGCTCCTCAAGCATATTAGGAAGCGGTGTTGGTTTTTGAACAACAGGTGTGAAAATGTG GGATAG